One part of the Huiozyma naganishii CBS 8797 chromosome 13, complete genome genome encodes these proteins:
- the SWC5 gene encoding Swc5p (similar to Saccharomyces cerevisiae SWC5 (YBR231C); ancestral locus Anc_6.138) has translation MTSTDGADVSNVIEDDDGYVEEEDLDFVPEPRQGVTEEAAEDDEGEEDDGERDGKLARSYAALESETGGLVKTRHGRQVEKDLKRKNRYEHMMEGGSATLSPQIESIWEELSRESEQRLHNVKLAKKSVLSDVVEGDDNKDIGLDNQSEQILIERTYKFAGETITEKKMVPRSSAMAKEFLNSLKFKSDKTTTNAPSDNIPRGGLPDEDKQNLRRPLKRKSILEDIIAGSLKPKLTTLEKSKLDWVKYVDKAGIHEDLQLHNKDGYLERQDFLNRVEQNKDTQYKELRKKQLEMQLNTQQN, from the coding sequence ATGACTAGTACAGACGGTGCAGATGTGAGTAATGTGATTGAGGACGATGATGGATATGTagaggaggaagatttGGATTTTGTCCCCGAGCCAAGGCAAGGTGTTACTGAAGAAGCGGCGGAGGATGATGAAGGGGAGGAGGACGACGGGGAACGTGATGGGAAACTGGCTCGATCTTATGCCGCATTAGAGAGCGAAACTGGTGGACTCGTGAAAACAAGACACGGGAGACAGGTGgagaaagatttgaagaggaagaataGATACGAGCACATGATGGAGGGAGGATCGGCGACGCTGTCCCCGCAAATAGAGTCTATCTGGGAAGAACTAAGCCGAGAGAGTGAGCAAAGGTTACATAACGTTAAACTTGCGAAAAAGTCCGTGTTATCAGATGTTGTGGAGGGCGATGACAACAAAGATATCGGCCTCGATAATCAAAGTGAACAGATACTGATTGAAAGAACGTATAAGTTTGCAGGCGAGACTATCACCGAAAAGAAGATGGTTCCAAGGTCCAGTGCCATGGCTAaggagttcttgaacagtttgaaattTAAGTCTGATAAAACAACCACAAATGCTCCAAGCGATAATATACCGCGGGGGGGCTTGCCCGATGAGGATAAACAGAACCTGCGAAGGCCACTGAAACGGAAGTCAATACTGGAGGATATAATAGCAGGGTCACTAAAGCCGAAACTTACcactttggagaaatcGAAATTGGATTGGGTCAAGTATGTGGATAAGGCAGGTATTCACGAGGATTTGCAACTGCATAATAAAGATGGTTACTTAGAGAGACAAGATTTCTTGAATCGTGTTGAACAGAACAAGGACACGCAGTACAAAGAGCTTCGCAAAAAACAGCTTGAAATGCAGCTGAACACGCAACAAAACTAG
- the KNAG0M00710 gene encoding allantoate permease family MFS transporter, producing MVSSYSTSSKKSSLDAVEEKISYRVAAADEEDGRDDASGDKEFVDLQSGHVDDAMKLADEAKKITVTPEEDRKLVWKLDLVMFPLICFIYAIQYMDKIATGSAAIMGLRQDLHMHGDQYSWVGSAFYFGYLFMNLGPVQLIFQKTKHMSKLLALFIGSWGLILCCHAAPRINYAAFIALRVLLGCAEGVVTPCFTIITAQYWKSNEQFTRICFWFGMNGLGVIMLNSMAYGLVLHKDSYSIPAWKLLFVIIGVITIALGALVWYWIPDDPSKARFLNEREKLMVVQRIRSNQQGFGNHQVKKYQIIEALKDPRTWMYFWYSVAVQIPNGGITNFMSILLNTDFGYSTTDSLLMGLIPGAIELVSSPLFGILSDYFGKKKVKILSYKLTWAIFCAVIALIGNCMLAYAKDNKKARLAGVYLWYLIPTSFICVLSNISANAAGYTKKWTVSSINLVAYAAANIAGPQCFIAKQAPNYSGAKTSMVVCYAYCVAALIVLLLFNIMENKRRDKLQEERGPQKIENVEFADLTDFENLNFRYTL from the coding sequence ATGGTTTCTTCATACAGTACGAGCTCGAAGAAATCTTCTTTGGACGCTGTAGAGGAGAAAATCAGTTACAGAGTAGCGGCTGCcgatgaggaggacggCAGGGATGACGCTTCCGGTGACAAAGAGTTCGTCGATTTACAGTCTGGCCATGTGGACGATGCAATGAAGTTAGCCGATGAGGCTAAGAAAATTACAGTGACACCAGAGGAGGATAGGAAACTTGTGTGGAAACTCGATTTGGTGATGTTCCCGCTCATCTGCTTCATTTACGCAATCCAATACATGGACAAGATCGCTACTGGGTCTGCCGCGATCATGGGGTTGAGACAGGACTTGCACATGCACGGGGATCAGTACTCGTGGGTCGGCTCAGCGTTCTATTTTGGGTATTTGTTCATGAACTTGGGTCCAGTACAACTgattttccaaaagacGAAACACATGAGTAAATTGCTTGCTCTGTTCATCGGCTCATGGGGGTTGATTTTGTGTTGCCATGCTGCTCCACGTATCAATTACGCGGCTTTCATCGCTTTGAGGGTGCTGCTAGGTTGTGCAGAAGGTGTCGTAACTCCCTGTTTCACCATTATCACAGCTCAGTACTGGAAATCAAATGAACAATTCACAAGAATTTGTTTCTGGTTTGGGATGAACGGTCTGGGGGTCATTATGTTGAACTCTATGGCTTATGGGCTTGTCCTGCACAAGGACTCGTACTCAATCCCCGCTTGGAAACTGCTGTTCGTGATTATCGGTGTCATCACTATCGCGCTAGGGGCACTAGTATGGTACTGGATCCCAGATGACCCATCAAAGGCTAGGTTCTTGAACGAAAGAGAGAAGTTGATGGTCGTACAAAGAATTAGATCAAACCAACAAGGGTTTGGTAATCATCAAGtgaaaaaatatcaaataATAGAAGCGTTGAAGGACCCTAGAACATGGATGTATTTTTGGTACTCTGTCGCAGTACAAATCCCCAACGGTGGGATCACAAATTTCATGAGTATTCTACTAAACACCGATTTCGGTTACTCCACAACGGATTCCTTGTTGATGGGCCTGATCCCTGGTGCCATCGAATTGGTCTCCTCTCCACTGTTTGGTATCTTATCAGACTATTTCGGTAAGAAAAAGGTTAAAATCCTTTCATACAAACTGACATGGGCCATCTTTTGTGCTGTTATTGCATTAATTGGTAACTGTATGTTGGCCTACGCTAAGGACAACAAAAAGGCAAGACTGGCAGGTGTGTATCTTTGGTACTTGATTCCGACCTCCTTCATTTGCGTCCTATCAAATATTAGTGCCAACGCTGCCGGTTACACCAAAAAATGGACTGTCTCTTCGATCAATTTAGTAGCTTACGCCGCAGCAAACATTGCAGGTCCACAATGTTTCATTGCCAAACAAGCTCCAAACTACTCCGGTGCAAAGACTTCCATGGTTGTCTGCTACGCATACTGTGTGGCCGCACTGATAGTtctcttgctcttcaacatcatggaaaacaaaagacGTGACAAATTGCAGGAGGAGCGAGGTCCtcaaaagattgaaaacgTCGAATTTGCAGACCTTACTGACTTCGAAAACCTGAATTTCAGGTACACCTTATAG
- the OM14 gene encoding Om14p (similar to Saccharomyces cerevisiae OM14 (YBR230C); ancestral locus Anc_6.128), producing the protein MSESKDPINQTTRIEQPLGDSPVDIPSDQTPENGAGEKRCGSACPAVLCAVWDRTKQFAVASSKTVCHKTTGFAATVCTALKNPVVAVNTLLGVSLLSAVLVGYVKDKRFIQGKSPREIWGATAGAVALLTVDGLLSKKYSK; encoded by the exons ATGTCTGAATC AAAGGATCCCATTAaccaaacaacaagaaTCGAGCAACCCCTGGGGGACTCGCCCGTGGATATTCCGTCGGACCAGACCCCGGAGAACGGTGCTGGTGAGAAACGCTGCGGCAGTGCGTGTCCAGCGGTACTGTGCGCGGTTTGGGACAGGACCAAGCAGTTCGCCGTCGCGTCCAGCAAGACCGTTTGCCACAAGACTACAGGATTTGCAGCGACGGTGTGCACCGCGTTGAAGAACCCGGTCGTCGCGGTCAACACGCTGCTGGGTGTGTCGCTGCTTTCCGCAGTGCTCGTGGGTTACGTCAAGGACAAGAGGTTCATACAGGGGAAGTCGCCAAGAGAGATCTGGGGGGCCACGGCAGGCGCTGTGGCGCTCTTGACCGTCGACGGACTGCTTTCCAAGAAGTACAGCAAGTGA
- the ROT2 gene encoding glucan 1,3-alpha-glucosidase ROT2 (similar to Saccharomyces cerevisiae ROT2 (YBR229C); ancestral locus Anc_6.126) translates to MMVRSVRMHVWVVLVLALPVAHAFADYLLKTCSQASFCQRNRLYAQNIASSPASFYSVDTESVQFRDNVLWADVVKHVPRTDIDDIKVRLPLRISFIAESAIRFTINEDRYEQGCKNSGLVQCERFNGTWDWAVDGKHIAETPLNLSHRLKTTNKWSFSKTQGGSVMSLANDHGVKVDLQMDRFHMQVYRDNVLQMSINDRDLFNWEHYRTIEENFHNVNPQESTFNMFKDDFSYSQDDDMPMGPESVAMDFTFHNVQNVYGIPEHADSLRLRDTTGSEPYRLFNVDVFEYNLQSKMPMYGAIPLMIGASASDVPTAMGIFWLNAADTWIDINYKKQDTTTHWMSENGVMDVVMFFGDTANDVTKQYTELTGNPTLPLMSSIGYHQCRWNYNDELDVLTVEDSMDKNQFPFDFIWLDLDYTDKKQYFTWNADSFPNPRRMLNKLARLGRNLAILIDPHLMDGYEVSDIIKREEVEVKKNDNYTFFGQCWPGRSIWIDTMAQAGRTVWAKLFHDFVNKYASPIANNLHIWNDMNEPSIFSGPETTAPKDLLHDGGFEERSIHNVYGLSVHETTYDSMREAYNNNTRPFILTRAFFAGSQRSAATWTGDNMATWEYLQISIPMVLTNNIAGMPFIGADIAGFAGDPEEELLIRWYQAGLWYPFFRAHAHIDTKRREPYLFEEPTKSLVRDSIRLRYALLPVFYTAFHEASVSGTPILKPMFYEKPQHQELYDIDNQFYLGDSGIVVKPVLHPGVSKTSMLLAPGIYYDLTTFETLYVSGQDAKSVEVDAPLHKLPAYIEGGNILTTRERYRRSSSTMRHDPYVLLIAPAINGFAQGDFYVDDGESFQYEQGEYLTAQFKLENNILFGVPTHVPANVSSVGSTLIEKIVIPVSDSDVKIGPTVKITQDSVERTVDAKKLVSDGVAKLVIENSLVSIDKHWQINLV, encoded by the coding sequence ATGATGGTTAGAAGTGTACGTATGCACGTGTGGGTTGTACTCGTGCTGGCATTGCCAGTGGCACACGCGTTCGCGGATTATCTTCTAAAGACTTGCTCGCAAGCCTCTTTCTGTCAAAGGAATAGACTCTACGCGCAGAATATCGCTTCGTCCCCAGCGTCGTTCTACTCAGTGGACACTGAGTCCGTGCAGTTTAGGGACAACGTGTTGTGGGCGGATGTAGTGAAACACGTACCAAGAACTGATATCGACGATATTAAAGTTCGACTACCATTGCGAATCAGTTTCATCGCAGAGTCCGCCATCAGGTTCACGATCAACGAGGACCGGTACGAGCAAGGTTGTAAGAACAGTGGGCTTGTGCAGTGCGAACGGTTTAACGGTACTTGGGATTGGGCAGTCGACGGGAAGCACATTGCGGAGACACCTTTGAATCTCTCTCACCGCCTCAAGACCACCAATAAATGGTCGTTTAGTAAGACCCAGGGTGGGTCTGTAATGTCGCTGGCCAATGACCACGGCGTTAAAGTTGATTTACAGATGGATAGGTTCCACATGCAAGTGTACAGGGACAATGTCTTGCAAATGTCCATCAACGACAGAGATCTGTTCAATTGGGAACACTACAGAACCATAGAGGAAAACTTCCATAACGTGAACCCACAGGAATCCACTTTCAACATGTTCAAAGACGATTTTAGTTACTCGCAGGACGATGACATGCCCATGGGACCAGAATCCGTGGCCATGGATTTCACCTTCCACAACGTCCAAAACGTGTATGGGATCCCAGAACACGCAGACTCGTTGAGACTAAGGGACACCACTGGGTCAGAACCGTATCGGTTGTTCAACGTGGACGTGTTTGAATACAACTTGCAGTCAAAGATGCCCATGTACGGCGCAATCCCACTGATGATTGGTGCCTCCGCATCCGACGTGCCCACCGCCATGGGCATCTTTTGGTTGAATGCAGCGGACACCTGGATCGATATCAATTACAAGAAACAGGATACAACGACGCATTGGATGTCAGAGAATGGGGTCATGGACGTGGTCATGTTTTTTGGCGACACGGCAAACGACGTGACGAAACAGTACACGGAATTGACAGGAAACCCGACTCTACCGCTGATGAGCTCCATTGGCTACCACCAGTGTCGGTGGAACTATAACGATGAGTTGGACGTATTGACAGTAGAGGACTCCATGGACAAAAACCAGTTCCCATTCGACTTTATCTGGTTGGATTTAGACTACACTGATAAGAAGCAATACTTCACTTGGAATGCAGACTCGTTCCCCAACCCGAGAAGGATGTTGAATAAGCTTGCCCGGTTGGGAAGGAATCTCGCCATTTTGATTGACCCGCATCTCATGGATGGGTACGAGGTCAGCGATATAATCAAACGCGAAGAAGTcgaggtgaagaagaacgataATTACACTTTTTTCGGCCAGTGTTGGCCAGGTAGATCCATCTGGATAGATACAATGGCTCAGGCTGGCCGTACTGTTTGGGCTAAGCTCTTCCACGATTTCGTGAACAAATATGCGTCCCCCATTGCCAATAACCTTCACATTTGGAATGACATGAACGAACCTTCTATCTTCTCGGGACCTGAAACCACAGCACCAAAGGACCTGCTGCACGACGGCGGATTTGAGGAGAGATCCATCCACAATGTTTACGGGCTTTCCGTCCACGAAACGACATACGATTCCATGAGGGAGGcttacaacaacaatacaAGACCATTCATCCTGACAAGAGCATTCTTTGCTGGATCTCAAAGGTCTGCCGCCACTTGGACCGGTGACAACATGGCAACTTGGGAGTATTTGCAAATTTCAATCCCCATGGTGCTAACAAACAACATCGCAGGTATGCCCTTCATTGGTGCCGATATTGCAGGGTTTGCTGGAGacccagaggaggaactgcTTATCAGGTGGTACCAAGCTGGTCTTTGGTACCCATTCTTCAGGGCACATGCCCACATCGACAccaagagaagagaacCGTATCTTTTTGAGGAGCCAACGAAATCGCTGGTGCGTGACTCGATCAGATTACGGTACGCTTTACTACCCGTGTTTTACACTGCCTTCCATGAGGCAAGTGTTAGCGGCACTCCCATTTTGAAACCGATGTTTTATGAGAAACCACAACACCAGGAACTGTATGACATCGATAATCAATTTTATCTCGGTGATTCAGGTATTGTGGTGAAGCCCGTACTACACCCTGGTGTTTCGAAAACTTCGATGCTCTTGGCACCCGGTATTTACTACGATTTGACGACTTTTGAGACGCTATACGTGAGTGGTCAGGATGCTAAATCTGTGGAGGTTGACGCTCCACTGCACAAACTACCAGCTTACATCGAGGGTGGTAATATTTTGACCACCAGAGAGAGATACAGAAGAAGTTCGTCCACAATGAGGCATGACCCTTACGTTTTGCTTATTGCACCTGCCATCAATGGTTTCGCACAAGGTGATTTCTACGTTGACGATGGTGAATCGTTTCAATACGAGCAAGGAGAGTATTTGACCGCACAATTCAAGTTAGAGAACAACATCTTATTTGGTGTGCCCACTCATGTGCCAGCGAATGTTTCCTCTGTCGGGAGCACGCTGATTGAGAAAATCGTGATTCCAGTGTCAGACTCAGATGTGAAGATTGGGCCCACTGTCAAAATTACGCAAGACTCTGTAGAGAGGACTGTAGACGCGAAGAAGCTCGTTTCGGATGGCGTAGCCAAGCTGGTTATTGAAAATTCACTTGTTTCTATCGACAAACACTGGCAGATCAATCTTGTGTAA
- the SLX1 gene encoding endonuclease (similar to Saccharomyces cerevisiae SLX1 (YBR228W); ancestral locus Anc_6.125), producing MNELCPFYCCYLLQSVNKRQSFYVGSTPNPYKRLRQHNGSLVHGGAYRTKRLGARPWEMVGIVYGFPSRIAALQFEHALQHVYQTHYIPDNERIVKNKQGGKTLPQKLSSIRQLLKCHYFHLMSVKVHFFNAHVSEVWMDNKFKVEADNVMTVSEGALHHIDPAKSTIDDVLDYASANQRLVEKFYNDYMKEHDKTLDRYLDKLTTGSLACTLCDSTFDYTSDDVSLKPFVAFCKHCNGVSHLRCLYDKFLNDEGSESLVPERGICPSCQEINAWSETVLYAKTIKKQHSH from the coding sequence ATGAACGAACTGTGCCCGTTCTACTGTTGTTACCTTCTGCAGTCCGTCAATAAACGGCAGTCGTTCTACGTAGGCTCGACACCGAATCCGTACAAACGGTTGCGCCAGCACAACGGCTCGTTGGTCCATGGGGGTGCGTACAGGACGAAGCGGCTAGGTGCACGGCCCTGGGAGATGGTTGGGATCGTGTATGGATTCCCGAGTCGGATTGCCGCTCTACAATTCGAACACGCTTTACAGCATGTGTACCAGACACATTACATTCCTGACAATGAGCGGATTGTCAAAAACAAGCAAGGTGGGAAGACGCTGCCGCAGAAGTTGTCCTCCATACGACAACTTCTCAAGTGCCACTATTTTCACTTGATGTCTGTGAAGGTacacttcttcaacgcaCATGTCTCCGAGGTTTGGATGGATAATAAATTCAAAGTAGAGGCCGATAACGTAATGACCGTTTCGGAGGGTGCACTACACCATATTGATCCAGCAAAGAGCACAATTGATGACGTTTTGGATTACGCTTCTGCGAATCAGCGACTCGTAGAGAAGTTTTACAACGATTATATGAAGGAGCATGACAAGACGTTGGATCGTTACCTGGACAAGCTGACAACAGGATCACTTGCATGCACACTGTGCGATTCTACCTTTGATTACACTTCCGACGATGTAAGTTTGAAACCATTTGTTGCATTCTGTAAGCACTGTAACGGCGTGTCACATTTACGGTGTCTTTACGATAAGTTTCTAAACGACGAAGGATCTGAATCGCTTGTACCTGAAAGGGGGATTTGTCCAAGCTGCCAGGAGATAAACGCCTGGTCAGAAACCGTGCTTTACGCCAAAACCATCAAAAAGCAGCATAGCCATTGA
- the MCX1 gene encoding Mcx1p (similar to Saccharomyces cerevisiae MCX1 (YBR227C); ancestral locus Anc_6.124), translating into MLLKRSAVFARCYGIVIARRAASTKLGAGQMPKIPSPKHLKGFLDEYIVGQETGKKVLSVAVYNHYLRVNDKIKKDDLEKERLLLECNAQAELEAQEKHNLDDELVPRNEAQAGLKNLQRQLEETRALSDEAAKNADDDLELSKSNVMVIGPSGSGKTLLATTLARILEVPIAITDCTQLTQAGYIGEDVEVCIERLLVDADYDVSKAERGIIVLDEIDKLAKPAASIGTKDVSGEGVQQALLKIIEGHKVEIVVERPVKSTTDNKNNQTVQKKEETFVIDTSNILFMIMGAFVGLDKHVARRIESLKSLSKGGPDAVADPQKTKNDKESQFSNAIENIELSNGKSVSALNLATPTDLVSFGLIPELIGRVPVITALEPLQRTDLFHILREPKNALLDQYEYIFKQFGVRLCITESALRKVASFALKEGTGARGLRGIMERLLLNVNYECPESGISYVLVNESTVDSLQQTEYSLASQVDAKYYSRGQRDDLIRDVYLEDAELGAVLDEEFGRTPTIKKNKSA; encoded by the coding sequence ATGCTGCTGAAAAGAAGTGCTGTGTTTGCGAGATGCTACGGTATCGTTATCGCGCGCCGTGCCGCGTCGACGAAACTTGGAGCGGGCCAGATGCCCAAAATTCCATCTCCAAAACACCTGAAGGGGTTCTTGGATGAGTACATTGTGGGGCAAGAGACCGGCAAGAAGGTTCTCAGCGTGGCTGTGTATAACCACTATCTGCGGGTTAATGATaagatcaagaaggacgatttggaaaaggaacggctgctgctggaaTGTAATGCACAAGCGGAATTGGAAGCGCAGGAGAAGCACAACCTAGATGATGAACTGGTACCTCGCAATGAGGCACAAGCTGGACTCAAGAATCTCCAGAGGCAATTGGAGGAGACGAGGGCCCTCTCGGATGAGGCGGCCAAGAATGCAGATGACGATTTGGAACTGAGTAAGAGTAATGTCATGGTGATAGGCCCTTCAGGATCGGGGAAGACCCTGCTGGCTACAACTTTAGCAAGAATTTTAGAGGTACCTATTGCCATAACGGACTGTACTCAGCTGACTCAGGCAGGTTACATTGGTGAGGATGTGGAAGTCTGCATCGAGCGGCTTTTGGTTGATGCCGACTACGACGTTTCGAAGGCAGAAAGGGGGATCATCGTGTTGGATGAGATTGATAAGCTAGCGAAACCGGCAGCCAGTATCGGAACGAAAGATGTATCAGGTGAAGGTGTTCAACAAGCGCTTTTGAAGATTATAGAGGGACACAAAGTAGAGATTGTAGTCGAGAGACCTGTCAAGAGTACGACggacaacaaaaacaacCAGACCgttcaaaagaaggaggaaaCATTTGTTATTGACACTTCTAACATATTGTTCATGATCATGGGCGCCTTTGTTGGTTTGGATAAGCACGTTGCCAGGCGGATCGAAAGTTTGAAGAGCTTGTCTAAAGGTGGGCCCGATGCAGTCGCGGACCCGCAGAAAACCAAGAATGACAAAGAGTCACAATTCAGCAACGCTATTGAAAATATCGAGTTATCAAATGGGAAAAGCGTTTCAGCTCTGAACTTGGCAACGCCAACGGACTTGGTATCCTTTGGGTTAATCCCAGAATTAATAGGTAGAGTACCAGTTATCACTGCATTGGAGCCTCTACAAAGAACCGACTTGTTCCATATACTTCGGGAACCGAAGAATGCTTTGCTGGACCAGTACGAATACATCTTTAAACAATTTGGAGTGAGACTATGCATTACGGAGAGTGCTCTGCGGAAAGTTGCATCATTTGCACTGAAGGAGGGGACCGGCGCTAGAGGGTTAAGAGGTATCATGGAAAGATTACTACTTAACGTCAACTATGAATGTCCCGAATCCGGAATTTCATACGTTCTGGTGAATGAATCGACGGTTGACTCTTTGCAGCAAACTGAGTATTCTTTGGCATCGCAAGTTGATGCCAAATACTATTCTCGTGGGCAAAGAGACGATCTAATTCGGGACGTTTATTTGGAAGATGCTGAGTTAGGAGCTGTTTTGGACGAGGAATTTGGCAGAACACCTActataaaaaagaataaatCCGCTTGA